One region of Papaver somniferum cultivar HN1 unplaced genomic scaffold, ASM357369v1 unplaced-scaffold_131, whole genome shotgun sequence genomic DNA includes:
- the LOC113332300 gene encoding E3 ubiquitin-protein ligase RNF6-like → MENDHEGAQPNQPSSPTSQQNRRRREEPDSNQSNQRRRIDDTSATDDDNNSSRSSRQHGNLPRSILQFIFQALNNRQPSSPTSQQLRRQREEHDSNQSDQRRRIDDTSATDDNNNSSRSSSSRQGENLARILPLLLQTLLNTHPDPEEDALHDNVNDGDETVEEHSLVSDEGLNSNIQDDQNQQEPGSNQSNQRRRIDDTYATDDDNNSSNRHDVNLARSFLQLFLPALFNRQLEEEALHDSVNDGDETVEEDSLVSDEGLNSNIEDHQNQQGASIILVLRRGVVIAAAVEERIGMVQRGLSKETISSHLKTRVHTTSTDSMEEETEICTICLDGYENKGKIATLDCKHEYHEDCITQWLVRKNVCPICKRQGLAMGESKKEEEVNEC, encoded by the coding sequence ATGGAGAACGATCATGAAGGCGCACAGCCTAATCAACCTTCTAGTCCTACATCGCAACAAAACCGTCGGCGAAGGGAAGAACCGGATTCAAACCAGTCAAATCAACGTCGTCGGATAGATGATACATCTGCAACAGACGACGACAACAACAGTTCTAGGTCCAGTCGACAGCATGGGAATCTTCCGAGGTCAATCCTGCAATTTATTTTCCAGGCACTTAATAATAGGCAACCTTCTAGTCCTACATCACAACAACTTCGTCGGCAAAGGGAAGAACATGATTCAAACCAGTCAGATCAACGTCGTCGGATAGATGATACATCTGCAACAGacgacaacaacaacagttccagGTCAAGTTCTAGTAGACAGGGTGAGAATCTTGCGAGAATCCTGCCATTACTTCTCCAGACCCTTCTTAATACGCATCCGGATCCGGAGGAGGATGCGTTACACGACAATGTTAATGATGGTGATGAGACGGTGGAAGAACATAGTTTAGTTTCTGACGAAGGATTGAATTCCAATATCCAAGACGATCAAAATCAACAAGAACCGGGTTCAAACCAGTCAAATCAACGTCGTCGGATTGATGATACATATGCAACAGACGACGACAACAACAGTTCTAATCGACATGATGTGAATCTTGCGAGGTCATTCCTGCAATTATTTCTCCCGGCCCTTTTTAATAGGCAGCTGGAGGAGGAGGCATTACACGACAGTGTTAATGATGGTGATGAGACGGTGGAAGAAGATAGTTTAGTTTCTGATGAAGGACTGAATTCCAATATCGAAGACCATCAAAATCAACAAGGGGCTTCCATAATACTTGTGTTGCGTAGAGGCGTGGTAATAGCTGCGGCAGTGGAAGAAAGGATTGGCATGGTACAAAGAGGGTTATCAAAAGAAACTATCTCGAGTCATCTGAAAACAAGAGTTCACACAACATCTACAGACTCGATGGAGGAGGAGACTGAAATTTGCACCATATGTCTGGATGGATATGAGAACAAGGGTAAGATTGCCACTCTTGATTGCAAACATGAATACCACGAAGACTGCATAACCCAATGGTTGGTACGGAAGAACGTTTGCCCTATTTGCAAAAGACAAGGTCTAGCCATGGGAGaaagcaaaaaagaagaagaagtgaacgaaTGCTAG
- the LOC113332301 gene encoding E3 ubiquitin ligase BIG BROTHER-related-like, translating to MSNKVGHEGTQPNQPSCPTSAQDLNQHRRQREEQDSNQSNQRRRVDDTSASEDNRNSSSLSISQENLESLREKFYLQWDRQMEEDAIHDSDNDDDDDDDETVEEESLDSDEGWNSNNQDDQNQEWTYRSLAAEVDHDILLAAEVVHDIEFRVTNEDGSVRRRQRYDFGMLISLNNNVGTSDIDGLSYEQLRELDESIVMVQRLSKEIISKQLKTRVHTTSADSTKEKIEICTVCQDGYENKDKIATLDCKHEYHEDCITQWLVRKNVCPICKRQALMMEESKGEEVNEC from the coding sequence ATGTCGAACAAAGTTGGTCATGAAGGCACACAGCCTAATCAACCTTCTTGTCCTACATCGGCACAAGATTTAAATCAACATCGTCGACAAAGGGAAGAACAGGATTCAAACCAGTCGAATCAACGTCGTCGGGTGGATGATACATCTGCATCAGAAGACAACAGAAATAGTTCTAGCTTAAGCATCAGTCAGGAGAATCTTGAGAGTTTACGCGAGAAATTTTATCTCCAATGGGATAGGCAGATGGAGGAGGATGCGATACATGACAGTGATAATGATGATGACGACGACGACGATGAGACTGTGGAAGAAGAGAGTTTAGATTCTGATGAAGGCTGGAATTCAAATAACCAAGACGATCAAAATCAAGAATGGACTTACAGATCATTGGCAGCAGAAGTAGACCATGACATATTATTGGCAGCAGAAGTTGTCCATGACATAGAATTCCGAGTTACCAACGAAGATGGATCAGTTAGACGACGTCAGCGATATGATTTTGGGATGCTTATCTCGTTGAACAACAACGTTGGGACTTCAGATATAGATGGCTTGAGTTATGAACAACTAAGGGAACTGGACGAAAGCATTGTCATGGTACAAAGATTATCAAAAGAAATTATCTCAAAGCAGTTAAAAACAAGAGTTCACACAACATCTGCAGACTCTACGAAAGAAAAGATTGAAATTTGCACCGTATGCCAGGATGGATATGAGAACAAGGATAAGATTGCAACTCTTGATTGCAAACATGAATACCACGAAGACTGTATAACACAATGGTTGGTACGGAAGAACGTTTGCCCTATCTGCAAAAGACAAGCTCTGATGATGGAAGAAAGCAAGGGAGAAGAAGTGAACGAATGTTAA
- the LOC113332401 gene encoding E3 ubiquitin-protein ligase CIP8-like produces the protein MENQDGHEGAQANQPSSPTSGRRRREEEGSIQSNQRRPVDETSTTEDNGSSSGIGQENREIIAQAFLRWARQMGEDAIHKSDNDDDDDDDESEEEESSVSNGNNSSSTSFSLEETESYVEEALQIAGQMDVMQNQMDEEESSVSNEGWNLNQSNQRRRVDETSATEDGNNNNNNNNSNSSSLRSFSQEEFERLVERAFQNVRRAEDAMQNQQGRVQIFVVGEFRIDNEDGSVRTTPYVVTLALLNSNVGFLDIDGMSYEELTELEERIGMAKRGISEEIILKQLKSRVHTTSADSTEDETEICIVCQDKYENQDKIATLDCKHEYHQDCITKWLVRKNVCPICNRQALMEESKGEEMNEC, from the coding sequence ATGGAGAACCAAGATGGTCATGAAGGTGCACAGGCTAATCAACCATCTAGTCCGACATCAGGACGTCGGCGAAGGGAAGAAGAGGGTTCAATCCAGTCAAATCAACGTCGTCCGGTAGATGAGACATCAACAACAGAAGACAACGGTTCCAGCTCAGGTATCGGTCAGGAGAATCGTGAGATAATCGCGCAAGCTTTTCTCCGGTGGGCTAGGCAGATGGGGGAGGATGCGATACATAAAAGTGataacgatgatgatgatgatgatgatgagtccGAGGAAGAAGAGAGTTCAGTTTCTAACGGCAACAACAGTTCCAGCACAAGTTTCAGTCTTGAGGAAACTGAGAGTTATGTCGAGGAAGCTCTCCAGATAGCTGGGCAGATGGATGTGATGCAAAATCAGATGGACGAAGAAGAGAGTTCAGTTTCTAATGAAGGCTGGAATTTAAACCAGTCAAATCAACGTCGTCGGGTAGATGAGACATCAGCGACAGAAGacggcaacaacaacaacaacaacaacaacagcaatagTTCCAGCTTGAGAAGTTTCAGTCAGGAGGAATTTGAGAGGCTCGTCGAGCGAGCTTTCCAGAATGTTAGGCGGGCAGAGGATGCGATGCAAAATCAACAAGGGAGGGTTCAGATATTTGTAGTAGGTGAATTCCGAATCGATAATGAAGATGGATCAGTTAGAACTACTCCATATGTTGTGACACTTGCGTTGTTGAACAGCAACGTTGGGTTTCTAGATATAGATGGCATGAGTTATGAAGAATTGACGGAATTGGAAGAAAGGATTGGCATGGCAAAAAGAGGAATATCAGAAGAAATTATCTTAAAGCAGCTGAAATCAAGAGTTCACACCACATCTGCAGACTCGACAGAGGATGAGACTGAAATTTGCATCGTATGTCAGGATAAATATGAGAACCAGGATAAGATTGCAACTCTGGATTGCAAACATGAATACCACCAAGACTGCATAACAAAATGGTTGGTACGGAAGAACGTTTGCCCTATCTGCAATAGACAAGCTCTGATGGAAGAAAGCAAGGGAGAAGAAATGAACGAATGTTAG
- the LOC113332399 gene encoding uncharacterized protein LOC113332399 isoform X2, whose amino-acid sequence MARKGNQHKNGLDRNTSNQKSRDPETYADSVKVDKKETVELSDGKAVGSEQLPNGGSNAKRRNKKRSVGEGKDNKQRPKETFVEDKQRVDTKVDILQSASISSGPREVDGHVDRSDASDFSGENGPSVIGDQRLRTPVDSIRHGFHSANMRESPGSSDTILGRNLGELVVSLLKVVNGWLERKKPLLTSITTILMDTRDYVRLKILQAYPIVCRWLMHLGNLVMLVSLVWLDCSLRGLGSFLRLGTTSFFAVIWCGIFSVFAMIGLWKFLMIMGVAIALALFVGFIPGILVLAISAAVSLWICGSFWTTGLVIVVGGGGFLLKSERFALLITTTYSVYCAWIYVGWFGLFAALNVSFISSDVLIHFLKNNVSEHGRSYERNPNMQGPPGSFSAAPMNSSPFEAGFGKPADRNAGEPSTSGSEAELTSEEEVIRLLNSPDHYSALGLARYENMDMTLLKREYRKKAMLVHPDKNMGDEKAVEAFKKLQNAYEVLLDSLKREAYNDELRKEELLNWFRRSQSSSQSGRHDHFASGFTQFEGDDGEPLGDFRRIACRKCRQFHVWVLVNRPKSQARWCQECNDCHPAKDGDGWVEQSSKPFFFGMLQKVDAPLAYVCAESRIYNATAWFSCQGMRCPANTHKPSFHVNTSVTSSKHGPTKGNGGSGQKWAGGIPPNMDENMTEDEFVEWLQNAMQSGMFEAAAGNPPQPDSPFSGAKNFNKTPGSGAGGSSSSGNNKKKRKGKKQW is encoded by the exons ATGGCACGTAAGGGAAATCAACACAAGAATGGGTTGGATAGGAATACATCAAATCAGAAAAGTAGGGATCCAGAGACATATGCGGATTCTGTAAAAGTGGATAAAAAGGAAACAGTGGAACTAAGTGATGGCAAAGCAGTTGGTAGTGAGCAACTTCCAAATGGTGGTTCAAATGCTAAGAGACGGAATAAGAAAAGAAGTGTGGGAGAAGGAAAAGATAACAAACAGAGACCCAAAGAAACATTCGTGGAAGATAAGCAGAGGGTTGATACAAAGGTGGATATTCTGCAATCGGCATCTATCTCTAGTGGACCAAGAGAAGTTGATGGACATGTGGACAGGTCTGACGCTTCTGATTTTTCTGGAGAGAATGGACCATCAGTTATTGGTGACCAGAGATTGAGAACTCCAGTGGACAGCATAAGGCATGGATTTCACTCAGCAAATATGAGGGAAAGTCCAGGGTCTTCAGATACCATACTTGGTAGAAATTTGGGAGAGTTAGTTGTATCCCTTTTGAAGGTAGTCAATGGATGGCTTGAAAGGAAGAAGCCATTGCTTACTAGCATAACAACCATCTTGATGGATACCCGCGATTATGTTCGTCTCAAGATTTTGCAAGCATACCCTATTGTTTGCAGGTGGCTCATGCATTTGGGTAATCTAGTTATGCTTGTATCTCTGGTATGGCTGGATTGTAGTCTTCGGGGCCTTGGTTCGTTTTTGCGTTTGGGTACAACATCCTTTTTTGCCGTCATTTGGTGTGGCATTTTCTCGGTATTTGCAATGATTGGGTTATGGAAGTTTCTTATGATCATG GGAGTTGCTATTGCCTTAGCACTTTTTGTTGGCTTCATACCTGGAATTTTGGTACTTGCCATTTCTGCAGCTGTTTCTCTATGGATATGTGGGAGCTTTTGGACAACAGGTCTTGTCATTGTTGTTGGAG GAGGCGGATTTTTATTAAAAAGTGAACGCTTTGCTCTCTTAATAACAACTACATATTCTGTGTATTGTGCCTGGATATACGTGGGTTGGTTTGGTTTGTTTGCTGCCTTGAATGTATCTTTTATCTCGAGTGATGTTCTGATACACTTTCTCAAAAACAACGTAAGCGAGCATGGAAGGTCCTACGAACGAAATCCCAATATGCAAGGCCCACCTGGTTCCTTCTCTGCGGCGCCCATGAATTCTTCTCCTTTTGAAGCTGGTTTCGGGAAACCAGCAGATAGAAATGCAGGAGAACCTTCAACTAGTGGGTCTGAGGCTGAGCTGACATCTGAGGAAGAAGTTATCCGGTTGTTAAATTCACCCGATCACTATTCAGCTCTGGGATTGGCTCGTTATGAGAACATGGATATGACGTTACTTAAACGTGAATACAGAAAAAAG GCAATGCTTGTCCACCCTGATAAAAATATGGGGGATGAAAAGGCTGTAGAAGCCTTCAAGAAACTTCAGAATGCATATGAG GTTTTACTCGACTCTTTGAAGCGTGAAGCATATAATGATGAATTGAGGAAAGAGGAGCTACTAAACTGGTTCCGGAGATCCCAAAGTTCATCTCAG AGTGGGAGACATGATCACTTTGCTTCTGGATTCACACAATTTGAGGGTGATGATGGCGAGCCCCTTGGAGATTTCAGACGAATAGCCTGCAGAAAGTGCCGTCAGTTTCACGTATGGGTTCTTGTCAATAGACCAAAATCTCAAGCAAGATGGTGCCAG GAATGTAATGATTGTCATCCAGCTAAAGATGGAGATGGATGGGTTGAACAGTCCTCTAAACCCTTTTTCTTCGGAATGCTGCAGAAG GTGGATGCACCCTTGGCATATGTTTGCGCTGAAAGCAGGATTTATAATGCAACAGCATGGTTTAGTTGTCAG GGGATGAGATGTCCAGCCAACACTCACAAACCAAGCTTCCACGTGAACACTAGTGTGACATCGTCTAAGCATGGACCGACAAAGGGAAATGGTGGTTCAGGACAAAAGTGGGCTGGTGGCATTCCACCTAACATGGACGAGAACATGACAGAGGATGAATTTGTGGAGTGGTTGCAAAACGCAATGCAGTCTGGCATGTTTGAAGCTGCTGCTGGTAATCCACCTCAGCCAGATAGCCCCTTCTCTGGTgcaaaaaacttcaacaaaactcCAGGAAGTGGCGCAGGTGGTAGCAGTAGTAGCGGCAATaacaagaagaagaggaaggGAAAAAAGCAATGGTAA
- the LOC113332399 gene encoding uncharacterized protein LOC113332399 isoform X1 codes for MARKGNQHKNGLDRNTSNQKSRDPETYADSVKVDKKETVELSDGKAVGSEQLPNGGSNAKRRNKKRSVGEGKDNKQRPKETFVEDKQRVDTKVDILQSASISSGPREVDGHVDRSDASDFSGENGPSVIGDQRLRTPVDSIRHGFHSANMRESPGSSDTILGRNLGELVVSLLKVVNGWLERKKPLLTSITTILMDTRDYVRLKILQAYPIVCRWLMHLGNLVMLVSLVWLDCSLRGLGSFLRLGTTSFFAVIWCGIFSVFAMIGLWKFLMIMGVAIALALFVGFIPGILVLAISAAVSLWICGSFWTTGLVIVVGGGGFLLKSERFALLITTTYSVYCAWIYVGWFGLFAALNVSFISSDVLIHFLKNNVSEHGRSYERNPNMQGPPGSFSAAPMNSSPFEAGFGKPADRNAGEPSTSGSEAELTSEEEVIRLLNSPDHYSALGLARYENMDMTLLKREYRKKAMLVHPDKNMGDEKAVEAFKKLQNAYEVLLDSLKREAYNDELRKEELLNWFRRSQSSSQMSGRHDHFASGFTQFEGDDGEPLGDFRRIACRKCRQFHVWVLVNRPKSQARWCQECNDCHPAKDGDGWVEQSSKPFFFGMLQKVDAPLAYVCAESRIYNATAWFSCQGMRCPANTHKPSFHVNTSVTSSKHGPTKGNGGSGQKWAGGIPPNMDENMTEDEFVEWLQNAMQSGMFEAAAGNPPQPDSPFSGAKNFNKTPGSGAGGSSSSGNNKKKRKGKKQW; via the exons ATGGCACGTAAGGGAAATCAACACAAGAATGGGTTGGATAGGAATACATCAAATCAGAAAAGTAGGGATCCAGAGACATATGCGGATTCTGTAAAAGTGGATAAAAAGGAAACAGTGGAACTAAGTGATGGCAAAGCAGTTGGTAGTGAGCAACTTCCAAATGGTGGTTCAAATGCTAAGAGACGGAATAAGAAAAGAAGTGTGGGAGAAGGAAAAGATAACAAACAGAGACCCAAAGAAACATTCGTGGAAGATAAGCAGAGGGTTGATACAAAGGTGGATATTCTGCAATCGGCATCTATCTCTAGTGGACCAAGAGAAGTTGATGGACATGTGGACAGGTCTGACGCTTCTGATTTTTCTGGAGAGAATGGACCATCAGTTATTGGTGACCAGAGATTGAGAACTCCAGTGGACAGCATAAGGCATGGATTTCACTCAGCAAATATGAGGGAAAGTCCAGGGTCTTCAGATACCATACTTGGTAGAAATTTGGGAGAGTTAGTTGTATCCCTTTTGAAGGTAGTCAATGGATGGCTTGAAAGGAAGAAGCCATTGCTTACTAGCATAACAACCATCTTGATGGATACCCGCGATTATGTTCGTCTCAAGATTTTGCAAGCATACCCTATTGTTTGCAGGTGGCTCATGCATTTGGGTAATCTAGTTATGCTTGTATCTCTGGTATGGCTGGATTGTAGTCTTCGGGGCCTTGGTTCGTTTTTGCGTTTGGGTACAACATCCTTTTTTGCCGTCATTTGGTGTGGCATTTTCTCGGTATTTGCAATGATTGGGTTATGGAAGTTTCTTATGATCATG GGAGTTGCTATTGCCTTAGCACTTTTTGTTGGCTTCATACCTGGAATTTTGGTACTTGCCATTTCTGCAGCTGTTTCTCTATGGATATGTGGGAGCTTTTGGACAACAGGTCTTGTCATTGTTGTTGGAG GAGGCGGATTTTTATTAAAAAGTGAACGCTTTGCTCTCTTAATAACAACTACATATTCTGTGTATTGTGCCTGGATATACGTGGGTTGGTTTGGTTTGTTTGCTGCCTTGAATGTATCTTTTATCTCGAGTGATGTTCTGATACACTTTCTCAAAAACAACGTAAGCGAGCATGGAAGGTCCTACGAACGAAATCCCAATATGCAAGGCCCACCTGGTTCCTTCTCTGCGGCGCCCATGAATTCTTCTCCTTTTGAAGCTGGTTTCGGGAAACCAGCAGATAGAAATGCAGGAGAACCTTCAACTAGTGGGTCTGAGGCTGAGCTGACATCTGAGGAAGAAGTTATCCGGTTGTTAAATTCACCCGATCACTATTCAGCTCTGGGATTGGCTCGTTATGAGAACATGGATATGACGTTACTTAAACGTGAATACAGAAAAAAG GCAATGCTTGTCCACCCTGATAAAAATATGGGGGATGAAAAGGCTGTAGAAGCCTTCAAGAAACTTCAGAATGCATATGAG GTTTTACTCGACTCTTTGAAGCGTGAAGCATATAATGATGAATTGAGGAAAGAGGAGCTACTAAACTGGTTCCGGAGATCCCAAAGTTCATCTCAGATG AGTGGGAGACATGATCACTTTGCTTCTGGATTCACACAATTTGAGGGTGATGATGGCGAGCCCCTTGGAGATTTCAGACGAATAGCCTGCAGAAAGTGCCGTCAGTTTCACGTATGGGTTCTTGTCAATAGACCAAAATCTCAAGCAAGATGGTGCCAG GAATGTAATGATTGTCATCCAGCTAAAGATGGAGATGGATGGGTTGAACAGTCCTCTAAACCCTTTTTCTTCGGAATGCTGCAGAAG GTGGATGCACCCTTGGCATATGTTTGCGCTGAAAGCAGGATTTATAATGCAACAGCATGGTTTAGTTGTCAG GGGATGAGATGTCCAGCCAACACTCACAAACCAAGCTTCCACGTGAACACTAGTGTGACATCGTCTAAGCATGGACCGACAAAGGGAAATGGTGGTTCAGGACAAAAGTGGGCTGGTGGCATTCCACCTAACATGGACGAGAACATGACAGAGGATGAATTTGTGGAGTGGTTGCAAAACGCAATGCAGTCTGGCATGTTTGAAGCTGCTGCTGGTAATCCACCTCAGCCAGATAGCCCCTTCTCTGGTgcaaaaaacttcaacaaaactcCAGGAAGTGGCGCAGGTGGTAGCAGTAGTAGCGGCAATaacaagaagaagaggaaggGAAAAAAGCAATGGTAA